A genomic window from Vigna radiata var. radiata cultivar VC1973A chromosome 2, Vradiata_ver6, whole genome shotgun sequence includes:
- the LOC106756095 gene encoding uncharacterized protein LOC106756095 isoform X8 — MALLNVFINFIQLAMPQSKVIILTDPVSDLSVQRNRVSLYPIQGEYSRDKLMLQRIRSYITFLETRLQQLSQKPTDVIHYIFTDSDIAVVDDLGQVFRDHPNFHLALTFRNNKAQPLNSGFIAVKGTQEAMLRAKLFLQEVLKVYSTKYRSASRMLGDQLALAWVVMSKPHFDARKFSKALAFSEDIGGTSVLFLPCSLYNWTPPEGAGQFHGLPLDVKVVHFKGSRKRLMLESWNFYSSYRDISDMLCLILGSGRTKYDF; from the exons CTGGCAATGCCCCAGAGCAAAGTGATTATTCTAACAGATCCTGTGTCTGACCTCTCAGTGCAAAGAAACAGGGTCTCTCTGTATCCTATACAAGGTGAATATTCCCGAGACAAGTTGATGCTCCAAAGGATCAGGTCTTACATT ACCTTTTTAGAAACGAGGCTCCAGCAACTTTCTCAGAAGCCTACGGATGTCATCCATTACATCTTCACTGACTCTGATATAGCAGTGGTTGATGATTTAGGGCAAGTTTTTCGTGACCATCCTAATTTTCATCTGGCTCTGACCTTTAGGAACAATAAGGCTCAACCTTTGAATTCGGGATTCATTGCAGTTAAGGGTACCCAGGAAGCAATGTTAAG GGCAAAGCTTTTCCTACAAGAGGTCTTGAAAGTTTACAGCACGAAGTATAGAAGTGCTTCTCGCATGCTGGGTGATCAGTTAGCTCTTGCTTGGGTTGTGATGTCAAAACCTCATTTTGATGCCAGAAAGTTTTCCAAAGCGCTTGCTTTCTCAGAAGATATTGGGGGTACTTCAGTATTGTTCTTACCTTGTTCTCTGTACAATTGGACTCCGCCTGAGGGTGCTGGTCAATTTCATGGCTTGCCATTGGATGTTAAG GTTGTTCATTTTAAAGGATCAAGAAAACGTCTAATGCTCGAATCTTGGAATTTTTATTCCTCGTATCGTGATATTTCCGACATGTTATGTCTCATTTTGGGAAGTGGAAGAACCAAATATGATTTTTGA